Proteins from one Mucilaginibacter jinjuensis genomic window:
- a CDS encoding nucleotide pyrophosphohydrolase: MKDWDNIITQLLEFRKDRDWEQFHNPKDLALALSIEASELNELFLWKSPEAADKEKIRHEIADIFSFLLLLVHEYKLDISAIMAEKIQINNEKYPVAKAKGNATKYTEL; the protein is encoded by the coding sequence ATGAAAGACTGGGATAATATTATAACGCAATTATTAGAATTCAGGAAGGATCGTGACTGGGAACAATTCCATAATCCCAAGGATCTTGCATTAGCACTATCTATTGAAGCTTCAGAACTGAATGAGCTATTCTTGTGGAAAAGCCCTGAAGCTGCTGATAAAGAGAAAATCAGACATGAGATTGCTGATATCTTCTCATTCTTACTATTACTTGTCCATGAATATAAATTGGATATCTCAGCCATAATGGCGGAAAAGATCCAAATTAATAACGAGAAATATCCAGTAGCCAAAGCTAAGGGCAACGCAACAAAATATACTGAACTGTAA
- a CDS encoding DUF2075 domain-containing protein has translation MIVYQNSKKQFLDDVFSNDIENIIHDFYRKKLQKRSQKNEIRSWRESMHYMDRILRDDAIPDNCGVSIEYQIPQTGKRIDFILSGQNADGEDQVILVELKQWSEAKLTGQDGLVSTRFEHGQALTSHPAYQAWSYATLLQGFNQTIYDENIGLIPCAYLHNYPPDDVILNPFYQGYIDKAPVFLKYDAKKLQDFIKQHVKYGDTTDILYRIDSGKIKPSKALADSLAAMLKGQQEFVLIDEQKVVYETALALVKGHQSEKQILIVEGGPGTGKSVVAINLLVALTKLGLLAQYVSKNAAPRAVYEAKLSGTLRATAIRNLFKGSGVYIDVLPDTFDALIIDEAHRLNAQGGLYGNQGENQIKELIRSSKTSIFFIDEDQRVTLKDIGDKQEIYKWGNLAGAKIIEVELSSQFRCNGSDGYLAWLDQVLDIRETANDNIAELAYDFRVLDSPTSLRELILEKNKVNNKARMVAGYCWNWISKKDPSVYDIDMPAYDFRIRWNLTTDGSLWIISPESVNEIGCIHTCQGLEVDYIGVVIGPDLIIRDGEVITDASKRAKSDKSTNHYKSYLAKQPESGPDFIDSIIKNTYRALMTRGMKGCYIFCTDAETNAYFKEKLSDFRRSE, from the coding sequence ATGATCGTCTATCAGAATTCAAAAAAGCAGTTTCTCGACGATGTCTTTTCCAATGATATAGAAAATATCATTCACGATTTTTACAGGAAAAAACTTCAAAAACGTAGCCAAAAAAATGAAATCCGTTCATGGCGTGAATCCATGCACTATATGGATCGGATTTTAAGAGATGACGCTATTCCAGATAACTGCGGAGTTTCTATAGAATATCAGATACCTCAAACCGGTAAGCGTATTGATTTCATTCTGTCCGGTCAAAATGCAGATGGTGAAGATCAGGTCATCCTGGTTGAATTAAAACAATGGAGTGAAGCAAAACTTACAGGACAAGACGGATTAGTAAGTACCCGATTTGAACATGGACAGGCTTTAACCAGTCATCCGGCTTATCAGGCGTGGTCATATGCTACATTACTTCAAGGCTTTAATCAAACTATTTACGACGAAAATATCGGGTTGATACCCTGTGCTTACCTGCATAACTATCCGCCTGATGATGTTATTTTAAACCCGTTCTATCAGGGGTACATAGACAAGGCTCCCGTGTTCCTAAAATACGACGCCAAAAAATTGCAGGACTTTATCAAGCAGCATGTTAAATATGGTGATACGACAGACATTCTTTACCGTATTGATTCGGGTAAAATTAAGCCATCTAAAGCATTGGCGGATAGTCTGGCCGCCATGCTCAAGGGGCAACAAGAGTTTGTGCTCATTGATGAGCAGAAAGTGGTTTACGAGACCGCGTTGGCATTAGTCAAAGGCCACCAATCAGAAAAGCAAATCCTTATTGTTGAGGGCGGGCCAGGCACGGGCAAATCTGTAGTCGCCATTAATTTGTTAGTGGCTTTAACCAAGTTGGGCTTGTTAGCGCAGTATGTTTCAAAGAACGCAGCGCCACGTGCAGTTTATGAAGCTAAACTAAGCGGTACACTACGCGCAACAGCAATACGCAATCTTTTTAAAGGCTCGGGGGTTTATATAGATGTTTTGCCAGATACATTCGATGCATTAATTATAGATGAGGCTCACCGGCTCAATGCGCAGGGCGGTCTTTATGGTAACCAGGGAGAAAATCAGATCAAGGAACTGATAAGGTCGTCAAAAACCAGCATCTTCTTTATCGATGAAGATCAGCGGGTAACGCTTAAAGACATTGGCGATAAACAGGAAATTTATAAATGGGGCAATTTAGCAGGTGCGAAAATTATTGAAGTAGAGCTATCATCCCAGTTTCGCTGTAATGGTTCCGATGGTTATCTGGCCTGGCTGGATCAGGTACTCGATATTCGGGAAACCGCTAACGATAACATCGCTGAATTAGCTTATGATTTCCGGGTTTTGGATTCGCCAACTTCGCTTCGAGAATTAATTCTTGAAAAGAATAAGGTAAATAATAAAGCCAGAATGGTTGCTGGCTATTGTTGGAACTGGATCAGTAAAAAAGATCCCAGCGTATATGACATAGACATGCCTGCTTATGATTTTCGTATCCGATGGAACCTGACTACCGATGGTAGTTTATGGATTATAAGCCCGGAGTCCGTAAATGAAATTGGATGTATTCATACTTGCCAGGGATTGGAGGTCGACTATATCGGTGTAGTCATAGGACCTGATCTGATTATTCGCGATGGCGAAGTAATTACAGACGCATCTAAAAGAGCTAAATCAGATAAGTCTACCAATCATTACAAGAGCTACTTGGCTAAGCAGCCGGAATCCGGCCCGGATTTTATCGATAGCATTATTAAAAATACTTATCGCGCATTAATGACCAGGGGGATGAAAGGGTGCTACATATTTTGCACAGACGCTGAAACCAACGCTTATTTTAAAGAAAAGCTAAGCGACTTTCGCCGTTCAGAGTAA
- a CDS encoding DUF5712 family protein: MHINITKSATGNNKGSSSQLVAYLEKENMMAEQLNKNYQPEYWFNHERHDIHPYEVRLGIDNNVAKLSKDDAKFFLINVSPSEKEILFLKTKYGEEDAKAHLITYTNQVMDAYAKNFKRDGVNGNQDLVYFGKLENNRYYTYKDLEFRKGQAKKGDIKPGEQMHVQIIVSRKDASNSIKLSPLNNSRGTNKSHSQKVGQFDRVAFKQATESLFDNMFGYNREVKESFNYANALKHGSYEQKEEVREPQRAEQVMKFGYKQGYHGKGVLETLLDNSGNINIAPTSDDSRWKKKKKKKPGQDQSRGPSR, translated from the coding sequence ATGCACATCAACATCACGAAAAGCGCAACCGGGAACAACAAAGGTAGCAGCAGCCAATTGGTAGCTTACCTGGAAAAAGAAAACATGATGGCCGAGCAGTTAAATAAGAACTACCAACCTGAATACTGGTTCAACCATGAAAGGCATGATATACATCCTTACGAGGTAAGGCTGGGGATAGATAATAACGTCGCAAAGCTTTCTAAAGACGACGCGAAGTTCTTCCTGATTAATGTTAGCCCAAGCGAAAAGGAAATCCTATTTCTGAAAACCAAATATGGAGAGGAGGATGCTAAAGCGCATCTGATTACCTATACAAATCAGGTGATGGATGCTTACGCCAAGAACTTTAAACGTGATGGTGTTAATGGCAATCAGGATCTGGTGTATTTCGGGAAATTGGAAAATAACCGTTACTACACTTACAAAGATCTGGAATTCAGGAAAGGGCAGGCCAAGAAAGGCGATATTAAGCCAGGTGAACAAATGCATGTGCAAATTATCGTTAGCCGTAAGGACGCCAGTAATAGCATTAAACTAAGCCCATTAAATAATTCAAGAGGCACGAATAAATCACATAGCCAAAAGGTGGGACAGTTTGACCGGGTTGCTTTTAAGCAAGCTACAGAAAGCTTATTCGACAATATGTTTGGTTACAACCGGGAGGTCAAAGAATCGTTTAACTACGCGAATGCCTTAAAGCATGGTTCATACGAACAAAAGGAAGAAGTAAGAGAACCGCAAAGGGCAGAACAGGTTATGAAATTTGGTTACAAACAGGGTTATCATGGCAAAGGTGTATTAGAAACATTATTGGACAATAGCGGCAATATCAATATTGCGCCAACATCTGATGATAGCCGGTGGAAGAAAAAGAAAAAAAAGAAACCGGGGCAGGATCAGAGCCGTGGCCCGAGCCGATGA
- a CDS encoding BfmA/BtgA family mobilization protein: protein MKATKDENVKTIRFPVKTDEKLQILANKSGLTKLDFFIHMVDYFYKSKKDPRDLNDELLKNAINKKTDNIVAFIKTQEQDLLIPMKKDSEKIVTVQGKIVDAFNQSVIRFNDEQRVINQSQAANMTKIAEYMRRIDLMQYDKAELKRKFMETLEFYNRRRDQMSMMTKQSEKDELIAHVRAEVSKL from the coding sequence ATGAAGGCTACGAAAGATGAAAATGTGAAAACGATCAGGTTCCCGGTCAAGACAGACGAGAAGCTGCAAATACTGGCTAATAAGAGCGGACTGACCAAGCTGGATTTCTTTATCCACATGGTGGATTATTTCTATAAGTCAAAGAAAGATCCAAGGGACCTGAATGATGAGTTGCTGAAGAATGCGATCAATAAAAAGACCGATAATATCGTTGCTTTTATCAAGACGCAGGAGCAGGATTTGTTAATCCCGATGAAGAAAGATTCTGAAAAGATAGTCACCGTACAAGGCAAAATCGTGGATGCCTTTAACCAATCTGTGATCAGATTTAATGATGAACAGAGAGTCATCAATCAAAGCCAGGCAGCCAATATGACTAAGATTGCCGAGTACATGAGACGGATTGACCTGATGCAATACGACAAGGCCGAGCTTAAAAGAAAGTTTATGGAAACACTGGAATTCTACAATAGGCGCAGGGACCAAATGTCTATGATGACGAAGCAATCGGAAAAGGATGAATTGATCGCTCACGTCCGTGCAGAGGTCAGCAAGCTGTGA
- a CDS encoding helix-turn-helix domain-containing protein has product MNLEIITKEDLMEFKSELLTEIKKLVQLDGQATSKKWLKSNEVRKLLKISPGTLQNLRINGTLRFTRIGSIMYYKLEDINKLLEGGIQ; this is encoded by the coding sequence ATGAATTTGGAGATTATCACCAAAGAAGATTTAATGGAGTTCAAAAGCGAGCTGCTAACCGAGATTAAAAAACTCGTTCAGCTGGACGGACAAGCTACGTCTAAGAAATGGCTCAAAAGCAACGAGGTCAGAAAGCTGCTGAAGATCTCGCCTGGCACCTTGCAAAACCTGCGAATCAACGGTACGCTTCGCTTTACCCGTATCGGAAGTATCATGTACTACAAGCTGGAAGATATCAACAAGCTTTTGGAAGGAGGCATTCAATGA
- a CDS encoding helix-turn-helix domain-containing protein → MMFDHNYLLQLIADSVEENPELEYKAAGALQRDDKKVMEITKDVSSLANSNGGVLIYGIAENQNNKRFPEKIDPVDCKSISKEWLEQVINGKIRPRIHGLKIHVVAIPGNPDQVVYILEIPKGETAHQADDKKYYRRHNFMVEPLYDHEIRDIMGRQNSPKIMVDFEIVKIEDYIQVVGGKKFFHYFLNVYAQNVGRLYAKYINVTLTVPKRCVNLQKYEGQNEALTQLQLDNKVRDLVEPNAERYYQGPIAKPKQYGPARHEPLLPGMRTAIGQIPIHEYSTDSGNTISWTLYADNAEPTAGEVEFCDVKR, encoded by the coding sequence ATGATGTTTGACCACAACTACTTATTACAACTTATTGCTGATAGCGTAGAGGAAAATCCGGAGCTTGAATATAAAGCGGCGGGTGCATTGCAGCGTGATGATAAAAAGGTCATGGAGATCACTAAAGATGTATCTTCGTTAGCAAACTCAAACGGTGGCGTATTAATTTATGGCATTGCTGAAAACCAAAATAACAAGCGTTTCCCCGAAAAAATAGATCCGGTTGACTGTAAGTCAATTAGTAAAGAATGGCTGGAACAGGTGATTAACGGTAAAATTCGGCCACGCATTCACGGGCTGAAAATCCACGTTGTAGCAATACCGGGAAATCCGGATCAGGTGGTTTATATTTTGGAAATTCCTAAAGGTGAAACCGCACACCAGGCCGATGATAAAAAATATTATCGCCGCCATAATTTTATGGTAGAGCCTCTATATGACCATGAAATCCGGGATATTATGGGCAGGCAGAATAGCCCGAAGATAATGGTAGACTTTGAGATAGTCAAAATTGAGGATTATATACAAGTTGTTGGCGGAAAGAAATTTTTTCACTACTTCCTAAATGTTTATGCCCAAAACGTTGGCCGGTTATATGCGAAGTATATTAACGTTACGCTTACCGTGCCCAAAAGGTGCGTCAATCTACAGAAATATGAAGGGCAAAACGAGGCATTAACGCAGTTGCAATTAGATAACAAAGTAAGAGATCTGGTTGAGCCGAATGCTGAACGCTATTATCAAGGGCCAATTGCTAAGCCTAAACAATATGGCCCGGCGCGTCATGAGCCCCTTTTGCCGGGTATGCGTACAGCAATTGGCCAAATACCTATTCACGAATATTCGACAGATTCGGGCAATACTATCAGTTGGACGTTATATGCTGATAATGCAGAACCAACAGCCGGTGAGGTAGAATTCTGTGATGTAAAACGATAA